In one Dermacentor albipictus isolate Rhodes 1998 colony unplaced genomic scaffold, USDA_Dalb.pri_finalv2 scaffold_11, whole genome shotgun sequence genomic region, the following are encoded:
- the LOC139051249 gene encoding uncharacterized protein, producing MEIGAPSGIEVHRLLQGCLSTMSEETPCRKTPSPISLAALPDGAKDDASHAFSNLATEDVLPDNRDLKPWYTVDERTCGSHAGHPRRLFPRAEWYPLAGMGVKDTVHLCTTMQVLWTAQGAWHQTVEASGFTVRLLMQSARDPSTRGSEAAATTSGRFVECDHVTSAERSLDVSGCRLRIHPRDPLPCALTMLNAIKAESNGDTHGVAAPSSRICRLHARFAPNRADGSTAIPTGVARRLLLHRACGCRLLGCTTSQLQRYNTTGLCRRPNHHLSFAYPS from the exons ATGGAGATCGGCGCACCTAGCGGCATCGAAGTTCACCGTCTCCTCCAAGGCTGCCTGTCAACCATGTCGGAAGAGACGCCATGCCGCAAGACGCCTTCCCCGATTTCACTCGCTGCACTTCCAGATGGGGCCAAGGATGACGCGTCCCACGCGTTCAGTAACTTGGCCACCGAGGACGTCCTCCCAGATAATCGGGACCTCAAGCCGTGGTACACGGTCGACGAACGCACTTGCGGCAGCCACGCAGGACATCCCAGGAGGCTGTTCCCGAGGGCCGAGTGGTACCCGCTCGCTGGTATGGGCGTCAAGGACACCGTGCATCTGTGTACCACCATGCAAGTACTATGGACCGCGCAAGGAGCCTGGCACCAGACGGTGGAAGCCTCGGGGTTCACCGTGCGCCTACTGATGCAGAG TGCGCGAGACCCGAGTACGCGTGGATCGGAAGCGGCCGCGACCACGAGTGGCCGGTTCGTCGAGTGCGACCACGTGACTTCTGCCGAGCGCAGCCTCGACGTCTCGGGCTGCAGGCTACGCATCCACCCACGTGACCCGCTGCCGTGCGCGTTGACGATGCTGAACGCCATCAAGGCTGAGAGCAACGGCGACACGCACGGCGTGGCTGCACCGAGCAGCCGCATTTGTAGGCTGCACGCGAG GTTCGCCCCGAACAGAGCAGACGGCAGTACGGCAATCCCGACAGGAGTCGCCCGTCGTCTCCTGCTTCACCGCGCGTGTGGCTGCCGTCTGCTCGGCTGCACTACTTCACAACTGCAGCGTTACAACACCACCGGGCTCTGCAGGCGGCCTAACCACCACCTCAGCTTTGCTTATCCAAGCTGA